GGGCATCGAGTTCGGCCCCGGACCGGACGGCGCCGCACCCTGGGAGGTGCTCCGCGAACACGCCATCCGCCGCCCGCTGCTGCTGCTCGTCGACGACGTCCAGGACGCGGACACCCCGTCGCGCTGCTGGCTGAGCCAGCTCGGCCGACGCCTCGAACGCCTGCCAGTACTCGCCGTGGTGACCGAACGCCGCCAGCCAGGCCGGGCCGGCCGCGCCCCGCGCTTCGGCCAGGACCTCCCGGCCGGCACCGTCCACCCGCACCGGATCGGCCCGCTCACCCGCGGCGGAGTCGCCGAACTCCTCAGCACCCGGCTCGGCGGCCCGGCCCCCGACGACCTGGTCGACGACTGCCTGCGCGCCACCGGCGGCACCCCACTGCTGCTGCACGCCCTGCTGCACGCCCTGCTCACCGAACTCGGCGGCCCCGGACACCCGCTCGGCGACACCCCCGGCGGAGCCTTCCAGGACGCGGTCGGCCACTGGCTCCGGGCCGCCGGCGAACCCGTCACCGCCGCCGCCCGGATCCTCGCCCAGCTCTCCGGCCACCCCACCGGCGGCGCCGACCTGCCCACCCTGGCCGCCGACGGCACCGGCCGGGTCACCGAATGGCTGCACGGCCTGCGCGCCCACGGCATGCTCCAGGACGGCAGCGCCGGACGGCTCGACGAGTTCGCCCACCCCTGGCTGCGCACCGCCGTCCTGGCCGACTGGAGCCAGCAACGCCGGGCCGACGTGCACCACCGGCTCGCCACCCTGCTCTACGACCGGGGCGAGTCGGAGGACCTGATCGCCGACCACCTGCTGCACACCGAGGTCTGCGGCGCCGAGTGGGCCGCCGACGTCCTGATCGGCGCGGCCCGCACCGCCCAGCGCGCCGGGCGGACCACCCGCGCCGTCCAGCTGTTCCGCCGAGCCCTGCGCGAACCTCTCACCGGCCACCGGCGCGGCACCGTCCTGCTCGAACTCGGCTGCCAGGAAGTCACCCTGGGCCCACCCGAATCGGTCACCGGCACCCGGCACCTGGCCCAGGCGGTCCGCCTGCACCAGTCCGACGAGGCGGTCTTCGAGGCGGCCAACGCCCTCGGCTCGGCCCTGGCGGGCCGGGGCGAGACCGCCGCCGCGCTGGAAGTCATGGAGGACCTGGCCGAACGGTTCGCCGACCACCCCGAACTCGCCCGCGCCGTCCACGCCGCCGCCGCCCTGATCGCCTCGCACGACGGCGCCAGCTGGCTCCAGGTGGTCGAAGGGCTGCGCCGGATCGAGGCCCGCACCCCCGACGGTCTCGCCCCGGGCGCCCTCGGCATGCTGACCGAGTACGACGCCACCAGCGGCGCGCTGTCCGCCGCCGAAACCGCGGACCGGATCGAGCAGTTGACCACCCGGACGCCGGACACCTTCTCCCGCAGCTACGTCAACGCCACCGCCGCCACCCTCGCCCAGTGGGCCGACCTGCTCCCGCTCGCCGACGGGCTGGTCGCCGACGGACTGGCCGCGCACCGCGGCACCCCCCTGCACCCCGCCTACCAGTGCCTGCTCAGCGTCCGCGCCGAGAGCCGGATGATGCGCGGTCAGTACGCCCTGCTGCTGGCCGAGTTGAACAGCGCCGAGAACCACCTGGGCGTACTCGCCCTGAACAACTCCCACCTCACCTCCCAGGCAGTCCTCGCCCTGCTGGAGACAGGCCGCTTCGCCGAGGCCCGCCAACTCGCCACCGCCGCCGTGGCCGAGACCCCCGGAGTCAGCGAGGGCTCCTGGGAGTGGAACGAACTGCTCTACGCCCGCGGCCTGCTGGAACTCGCCACCGGCCGCCCCGCCGAAGCCCTCGCCGACCTGCAGGAGTGCGGCCGACGACAGGCCGAACGCCACGTGGTCAGCCCGATCGTCACCCCCTGGCGCTCCGCCGCCGCCGACTGCCACCTGCTGCTCGGCCAGCCCGGCGCGGCCGCCGAACTCGCCACCGAGGAACTCCGGTTGGCCCGGATCTGGGGCACCCCGCGCACCGTCGGCCGAGCCCTGCGCGCACTCGGCGCCGCCACCGGCGGCCGACAGGGGCTGACCACGGCGGGCGAGGCGGTCGAGCTGCTGCGCGCCGACGGCCTCGAAGCCGAACTGATCCCCGCCCTGCTCGGCCTCGGCCGCCTGCAGCTCGGCGGCGGCCGCCGGGCCGCCGCCCGGGACACCCTGCGTGAGGCGGTCACCGTGGCCGAGCGGACCGGCGCCCTACGGCTGGTGGCCGTCGGCACCGAACTGCTGCTGGAGTCCGGCGCCCGCCCGGTCAAGCAGCGGCACACCGGCGCGCAGGCCCTCACCGACAGCGAGCAGCGGGTCTGCCGACTGGCCGCCGAGGGGAACTCCAACCCCGAGATCGCCGAGCTGCTGCACCTGGCGCTGCGCACCGTGGAGACCCATCTCACCAACAGCTTCCGCAAGTTGGGCATCCGCCGCCGGGCCGAGATCGCCGCCCGGCTGGCCGACGGCACCTGACCGGACAGCCGCTCGGCTCAGAGCAGACCCGACAGCCGGTCCAGCTCCGCCTTCAACGCCGCCGTCGGATCCACCCCGCCCGGCGCCAGCGCCTCCCAGCAGCGGGCCCGGACGTAGCCGTCCAGCGCCACCGGCAGCTCCCACTCCACGATCCGCCGCACCCGGTCCCGGTCGGCCGCCCCGAGCGCCGCCAGCAGCTGCTCCGCGCCGACCGAGGAGGGCAGCCCGATCGCCGCCACCCGCTCCGCCAGGGCGGCCAGCTCCGACGTCGCCCCGTCGCCCTTCGGCTTCCACGGCACCAGCAGGGCCCCCGCCGCGTACATCGCCGCCACCACGGCGGGCCCCCAGCCGCCGGTCAGCCCGGCGAAGTACAGCCCGAGGCCACCGGCCCCCGCCGCGCAACCGACCAGGTTGCGCGGCGACTCCAGGTACTCCAGCGCCCTACTGGTAGCCACGGATCTCCTCGAACGCCCCGTCCAGGGAGCCCGTGCCGTCGAACAGCTTCCCGCCGGTCAGCTCCGCGATGCCCTGCAACTGCGTCTTCGCCGCCTCGCCGAACTGGATCGGGAAGACCGGCACCGCCCGCTGACGCTCCGTCAGCCCACCGAACCAGCTGCGGAACTCCGCCTCCTTCATCCCCTCGTTGCTCTCCCCGTCGGTCATCAGCACGATCGAGGTGAACCGGTCGTCACCGGCCGCCGCCTGCTGACGGGTCAGCAGCTCGTACGCCTCGCGCAGCGAGCTGTACACCGCCGTCCCCTCGTTCGCCTGCATGGCCCGGACGTCGTTCTCGATCCGGGCCAGCTCCGCCGCCGGGGTGTTCTTCGGCACCGTGTACGTCCGCTCCGACTTCACCTTCGAGGCGAACTCGATCAGGGTCACCTCCTCCCGCTCCCGGAACCGCCGCACCCCGCGCGGATCCTGCAGACCGGTCAGCCGCGCCATCGCCGCCTTCAGCGCCTCCAGCCGGGGCCCCTTCATCGACCCCGAGGTGTCCAGCACGTACACCGTCCTGGACGGCCGGCGCAGATCGTTCTGGTACGCCGACAGCAGCCCGTCGGCCACCGCCCGGCTGCCCGGGAACGGCAGTTCGCGGCGCAGGTCGGTCGGCACCCCGGGCGCCGGGGTGACGTTCGGCGTCACCGGGCGGCGCAGCGTCGTGGTCGAGATCTTCTGCTGGGCCTCGGCCGTGGTCAGGTACTTGGCCAGCCGCTGGAACGCGTCCTGCGCGGGCTGCCCGGCCGAGGCCAGCAGCGAGAGCGGGTAGTCCGCCGAGACCACCCCGTCCACCGGCCGGATCACGGTCAGCCTGTCGGCCTCGGGCAGCGTCCGGTTCATCGAGAGCAGCACCGACTCGTAGTTCACCAGCGCCCCGACCTTGTTCTGGCCGGCCTTCTGGTACGCCTCGGCCAGCCAGCCGGAGGAACCCGAGGTGAGCCGCTGCCCGGTGAAGAACCGCTGGAGCGAGGGCGCCGCCTTGGTGACGTCCGCGTCCGAGAGGGCCGCGCCCGCGCCGGAGAACGCCGAGGCCAGCGCGACCAGGGCGGAGAAGCCGGAGTTGGAGCGGGACGGGTCGGCCATCCCGTAGGACAGCTTCCCGGCCACCGCCGCGTCCCCGAGCTGACCCCAGGTCACCTGCGAACCGTCGCCCCAGCCCAGCTCGCTGAGCATGCCCGAGCGGACCCCGACCGCGACCGGGGTGGTCATCACCGGCGTCTCGGAGAGCAACTTGCCCTTGGCCGCGCCGTCCAGCCGCAGGTAGCGGTTGGACGGGAACCAGACCGCGTCGTACTTGCCGTCCGCCTGCCCGGCCGCGACGGTGTCCGCACCGTCCAGCGAACCGGTCCAGGTGAACTCCACGCCGACCCCGGTGGCCTTCTTGGCCTCGGCCAGCACCGGTGCCATGTCCTGGAGTTCACTGCCCGCCAGCACCCGCAGCACGCCGTCCTTGGACGGGTTCGGGGTGGGCGGCGACGGCTCGCTGGTGCAGGCCGCCGCGGTCAGGGCCAGGGCCAGGGTCAGCGCGGCCGGAACGATCCGTCGGAACATCGCTCTGCTCATCTCACTTGCCCTTCGCCGCTTCGACCAGCTTGGCGAGCATCGGGACGGCCGCCACCTGGGCCTGCTTGATGCCGGCGGCGGTCAGGTCCGCCGCGAAATCCGCCCCCTGGTGCCCCTCCAGGGCCTTGCCGAGCGCCCCGGGGTCGGCCGTCGGACGGAAGCCGTGCCGGGCCTCCAGGGCCCGCAGCTTCGGGCTGTCCCGGAGTAGTTCGGCCACCTTCCGGCCCTTCGGGGTCAAGCCGACGGCCGTGTGGTCACTCCAAACGGTGGTGTCCGGGTAGAGCACCACCAGGTCGCCCGTCGAAATCCCGTGCGCCCGCAGTGAGGCCACCTGGGACTCGTAGACCAGCACCAGCGGGTTGCCGACGCCGGACCGGAAGTCGCTGAACGGGCCGTCCGTGCTGGTCTTCTGGTCACCCTGCTTGTCCGTCAGCTTCTTCAGCAGCGGCGCGACCTTGTTGACGCCCGCCTCGTCCGCCACCACCCGGTCGTCGTTCGCCAGGTACGAGACGGCGGCCAGGTGCAGCGCCCCCGAGGAGGAGGTGCGCGGGTCGGTGGTGGTCAGGTAGATGTCACCGGACAACTCGGCCTTCCCGGCGGCCCCTTTGAGCTCCGACCACTTGGTGTCCTTGCCGACCGCCGCCAGGTAGTTCGCCATCCGCAGCTTCCACGGGCTCTCGCCCGACTGCTCGGCCAGCTGGTTGTTCTTGAGGACGTCGGCCGCCGGCTTGTGCGCGATCACCACCAGCGGCGAGTAGAACGGCCGCACCGGCTCGGTGGTGATGCCCTTGTTCTTCGCGATCTCCTCGGCCGGCCCCCGGCTGGACGGGAAGGCCAGGTCGACGTCCTTCAGGTCCGCGGTGGCCATCGACCAGGAGCCGATGGTCTGCTGCCGGAGGTCGAGCCCGTTGGCCTTGAACTCGGCTGCCACCTCAGGGTCGTTGAAGAACTCGGCCTTCTCCGAACCGAT
This genomic interval from Kitasatospora gansuensis contains the following:
- a CDS encoding LuxR C-terminal-related transcriptional regulator, which gives rise to MISSAAGACAGPDGFGPELLERRSVLDEAARLADHARHGRGSLLLLTGPTGVGRSALLDALARSEAAQLMTVLRANCAADEAGHPYAAARQLAGPGIEFGPGPDGAAPWEVLREHAIRRPLLLLVDDVQDADTPSRCWLSQLGRRLERLPVLAVVTERRQPGRAGRAPRFGQDLPAGTVHPHRIGPLTRGGVAELLSTRLGGPAPDDLVDDCLRATGGTPLLLHALLHALLTELGGPGHPLGDTPGGAFQDAVGHWLRAAGEPVTAAARILAQLSGHPTGGADLPTLAADGTGRVTEWLHGLRAHGMLQDGSAGRLDEFAHPWLRTAVLADWSQQRRADVHHRLATLLYDRGESEDLIADHLLHTEVCGAEWAADVLIGAARTAQRAGRTTRAVQLFRRALREPLTGHRRGTVLLELGCQEVTLGPPESVTGTRHLAQAVRLHQSDEAVFEAANALGSALAGRGETAAALEVMEDLAERFADHPELARAVHAAAALIASHDGASWLQVVEGLRRIEARTPDGLAPGALGMLTEYDATSGALSAAETADRIEQLTTRTPDTFSRSYVNATAATLAQWADLLPLADGLVADGLAAHRGTPLHPAYQCLLSVRAESRMMRGQYALLLAELNSAENHLGVLALNNSHLTSQAVLALLETGRFAEARQLATAAVAETPGVSEGSWEWNELLYARGLLELATGRPAEALADLQECGRRQAERHVVSPIVTPWRSAAADCHLLLGQPGAAAELATEELRLARIWGTPRTVGRALRALGAATGGRQGLTTAGEAVELLRADGLEAELIPALLGLGRLQLGGGRRAAARDTLREAVTVAERTGALRLVAVGTELLLESGARPVKQRHTGAQALTDSEQRVCRLAAEGNSNPEIAELLHLALRTVETHLTNSFRKLGIRRRAEIAARLADGT
- a CDS encoding extracellular solute-binding protein — its product is MSRAMFRRIVPAALTLALALTAAACTSEPSPPTPNPSKDGVLRVLAGSELQDMAPVLAEAKKATGVGVEFTWTGSLDGADTVAAGQADGKYDAVWFPSNRYLRLDGAAKGKLLSETPVMTTPVAVGVRSGMLSELGWGDGSQVTWGQLGDAAVAGKLSYGMADPSRSNSGFSALVALASAFSGAGAALSDADVTKAAPSLQRFFTGQRLTSGSSGWLAEAYQKAGQNKVGALVNYESVLLSMNRTLPEADRLTVIRPVDGVVSADYPLSLLASAGQPAQDAFQRLAKYLTTAEAQQKISTTTLRRPVTPNVTPAPGVPTDLRRELPFPGSRAVADGLLSAYQNDLRRPSRTVYVLDTSGSMKGPRLEALKAAMARLTGLQDPRGVRRFREREEVTLIEFASKVKSERTYTVPKNTPAAELARIENDVRAMQANEGTAVYSSLREAYELLTRQQAAAGDDRFTSIVLMTDGESNEGMKEAEFRSWFGGLTERQRAVPVFPIQFGEAAKTQLQGIAELTGGKLFDGTGSLDGAFEEIRGYQ